In Macadamia integrifolia cultivar HAES 741 chromosome 5, SCU_Mint_v3, whole genome shotgun sequence, a single window of DNA contains:
- the LOC122078090 gene encoding classical arabinogalactan protein 11-like has product MASQIVVLALIFVAIVGCVSAQAPATTPTTSQAAAAPVADATTPSGSAAALTPGSDAGALSPTEGSANSPVDSPVGNTDDIAASVPAPEPSTKKSGASSLGFSAVTGAAAVAGYFLF; this is encoded by the coding sequence ATGGCAAGCCAAATCGTTGTCTTAGCACTCATCTTCGTCGCCATCGTTGGTTGTGTATCGGCCCAGGCACCCGCCACAACCCCCACCACTTCCCAAGCCGCCGCCGCACCTGTAGCGGATGCCACCACCCCATCTGGCTCCGCAGCAGCACTTACCCCAGGCTCTGACGCAGGTGCATTATCTCCCACCGAAGGCTCCGCTAACTCCCCCGTCGACAGTCCCGTTGGCAACACCGACGACATTGCTGCATCCGTTCCTGCCCCAGAACCTTCCACAAAGAAGAGCGGTGCATCATCCTTGGGATTCTCCGCCGTCACCGGTGCCGCCGCAGTTGCCGGTTACTTCCTCTTCTGA